One window of the Mytilus galloprovincialis chromosome 14, xbMytGall1.hap1.1, whole genome shotgun sequence genome contains the following:
- the LOC143059322 gene encoding uncharacterized protein LOC143059322 yields the protein MAKFLFTYRLTQHATTAIAPAEILMGRRPRSLLDLTYPNINSRVQQKQQRQKESHDKTAQVRNFNVGDSVYILSHNREAKWITGTLIKRTGPVSFVIGLNDGRTIKRHQNQIRHKYDQYSDNKLPDISEIPDIPIPVVSDNQADVETPSGSSDTSDNSKSVVKPTVETPRLTRTRKPPNRYGDFVYN from the coding sequence ATGGCGAAATTCTTATTTACGTATAGACTAACACAACATGCCACAACCGCTATTGCTCCAGCTGAAATCTTAATGGGACGGAGACCAAGATCGTTGCTAGACTTAACATATCCGAACATTAACAGTCGTGTTCAACAGAAACAACAAAGACAAAAAGAATCTCATGATAAGACAGCTCAAGTGAGAAATTTTAATGTAGGAGATAGTGTGTACATTTTGAGTCACAATCGTGAAGCTAAATGGATTACAGGAACTTTAATTAAAAGAACAGGACCAGTTTCGTTTGTCATTGGATTAAACGATGGCAGAACTATTAAACGACATCAGAATCAGATCAGACACAAATATGATCAGTATAGTGACAATAAATTACCAGACATATCTGAGATTCCAGATATTCCGATTCCAGTCGTATCCGACAATCAAGCAGATGTAGAAACACCGTCTGGTTCTAGTGACACAAGTGACAATTCAAAATCCGTTGTAAAACCTACCGTTGAGACTCCGAGACTAACCAGAACACGGAAACCGCCAAATAGATATGGAGATTTTGTGTATAATTAA